CACCAATATATTTCCTAGAAGAGGAACTCTGGCCTTTATTTCAATGGCCTTTCCGTCTTTTGTATCAGCTATAGGAGTATGTAAATCCCTGGGGAGAAGGGGAAATATaaggaagatgagaaaaaaaatgatgtttgaaaagtttttcttttgatggaagACCTAAAAGCATCACTGGCTCAACGCCCTTGAGGAGAATCTTGCACAGAGAGCATCATCTGTTTAGTTCCAGAGAAGGTGGTGGGTCAGGCTTTTTCACCTTGCATTCCATGTGTTCCGCCCTCAACCACAAAACCTTGTGGACGTGCTGTATTGACATTTTCTTGCcgtcttcataaaaaatgttgttttcttGTCCATTTGATGTAGCTCTAAATTATAATGACCTACTAAGACCATGGCATTACCTTTCAACAACTCATTCTCTTTGAATGAAACGTTTTGCAACCATTCTGCCTTTATACCTTTCAACATTACCTTTAGGGTTTAGTTTTGTTTTTAGACCTATTTACAGCCTATAGCTTTGGCTCCTTTAGACAAGTCTACTAGATCTTAGACATTATTAGTTTTCAATGAATTTGACTCATCTTATAGCTTTGGCTCCTTTAGACAAGTCTACTAGGTCTTAGACATCATTAGTTTTCAATGAATTTGACTCATCTTTAATGGCTTCAAGCCACTTAattaaatgatcacttgtaaTGGCTTCATCATAAGACATAGGATCAGTTCTTATGCCAACATTGTGGTCTGATTCACCTAGATCAATGATGTAATCATCAGAGGAATGCAGTTGAATCACTCCCACTTTTCATGAGCAGTTTTCTGCTCATTGGAGCTTTAGCCATGAGTCTAGCGAGAGCGTCAACCCGTAGTGCATAATCCAAATCAATAAGCCCAAGAATGAAACTTATTTACTCTTTCCATTTATTAAGATTTATACCACTCAGTGGTTCAATAAAGGAAAGTTAGATCGTAATAGCAGAGGATTGTATGCtagatttaaaaacttaaattcatGCACATTAGTACCTTTAGGAAATCcgcaaatataaataaattaatttaattcctcATCATAATAAACTGAAAAATATACAGTTCATCTACATGGAAGGTAAAATATACAAAACCTTACCAAAAGAAATCCAAGAATTATTTATAGTCTTCCTTTGGGCGAACTATAAACACTTTAAATGGATTCTTTTATAATTAACCAGCATATTTCATAAGGCAAGAATAAACCAAATTAAATCGTTGTTGGGTAGAATTAATTCGAGTTGCGTATTAGTAATTTATTTGCTTAGCATATTATCATTACACTCAAAATTAAATATCATAATCTAAATCTATTTAAAACAATAATCTTCCGTCGAGTTGATTACTGCTCAATTAGTTTATAACtgcaaaattatatatatatttaacgTCATAGGGTCATGCTTGACAAGTTTAACACAACCCAATCGCCATAAACAATATTCGCTTTCCAAATAAATGCGTACCGAATAAAAGAGAAGGGAACAACACAAAATTAGGTCATTCAATGGTCAAATCAAGGAACGATAACCATAATTTACAACAGTATCTATCAATTTCAAACATTTTGTTAACACAAACTCAAAAATATCCGAATCAAAACTATTATTTTCATAcaatattcaaaaaattgattatatgtattccaccaaaaaatgaaatactATGAATCAATCATAAAAGGGACCAAAAGATCATAATAAACATTATAACCACATTCATGCGTTGAATAAActaatgctctgataccacatcaAACTATTAAATATAGCATACTCAAATCAAAGGAAGTTGTTATTGATacaacgagagagagaagatgtcTTCTTGTGGGTATGAATTTTTACCACTCTTCTCTATGATGGTTGTGATGGATGTGTATTTTTCTCTCAACAATTTTGTGGAAATAGCGAAAGCGTGATAATGGGATGCCAACATTCTCCACCAAAGAGAGACCTTATATAGAGGGAGTGATGGGACTAGCTCTAAAGCTATCAAATCTCAACCTTCCATCAAGATTTAAGATATATGGATTCTATATACCTAATTGGATGTCACAAATATATTGCCgataatatatttaattaaattgggAATATATCAAATGTTGAATAATAGACCTGATAAGCCACATAAATGGGTTAACCTGGTCAAGTCCAACACGAACAGCCATCAACAAATagtaaaggaaatgaaaaatattttccagcaAGTTCGTTTGTCATGAAACAAGCAAAAGCTCACAATCCTTTTACTCTCTTCCATgttttaattctattttccCCAATTCGCTTGATATTGTACCTAATTTATAGTCGTTACTAAAGATGACAAAGCCATTTATTTGACTTGACCCAAGCTGTCTGAAACTTTTCTTATGCAATACCTATTTTTTCTTGGAGCCAAGGATTGAACAAGTAATTATCATCGGCAAAAGATTTCTTcaaatgccataacttggcacaaagggacactgaagtgccataacttacgaaatgtatacttaagtgccatattttaagaaaaatggaaCACCCGAATGCCACCTCTGGCGAAGCCAACCGaaaatcatacgtggcaattaaatattgatATTTCTCGCCAAGGTGGCTCaccggagagctgagtcagctctaattcacccaaaacgatgttgtttcgGGTGTTGGCCAAGATAGAGCCCttaaggcgcgtttggtaacaatcCTGTTCTCGGGAGTAGATTCtgattaaaaatgattttttttttattctattcccgaaAACACTTTAAactgtttggtaactatccaaaatttcgatccgaaatagaattgtgtttggtattgattttgttccaaatcatttttttttaatttttaaataatttttatactttttttttttttttttcttatatttttttttttttttttctcctattctttttcCGGCAACCAACTagacgagggccgacgacctcgccagccctcgtcggcagctaggcgaggctcgcccagccctcgcctagccccgcgagcctcgtcgtggctaggcgaggcctgCCTAGCCACTAGCGGGGCGGGCGAAGCCCACTGTCCACCACGCGGGCTAGGCGACGCGAGGTTCCCTAACCCTGGCAAGGCTCACCTTGCTAGTGGTCAGGCGAGCCTCACTGGggccaggcgagcctcacctagccccAACAAGCTCACCGGTGGCCTAGGGAACCTCCGACTAGCTCGCCAGACCGATTGCTGGCGGCGAATGGCGGCAGCCGGCAGCAGACAGCAGCAGACGGCAACCGTGAGATGGCgatcgatgaagaagaagaaaatagaagaagaataagagaagttggttttgattcttgaatttttattttttttttttggtaaaggtgattcttgaatttgttcctagaacaagaatcaacttttttatttattattgattctgttccaaatctaattctaggaacaaaaaattagaaatttgttcctaagaacaaaaattttaccaaacgcgattttatTCCCAAATTGCTCataggaataaaaaaatcagcatCAATCACTAttgggatggttaccaaacaggcaATGAATCagtcaaaacgacgtcgttttggcataatttgaattttaatataatataaaaattaattaaattaaatttaaaataaaataattatataatttatttttatttttaaaaaatggaggaagaggaaggccggcggcggccgagggccgagccctcgttgccgccgcctccccgccattgccgggaaggtgggggagggttgaCAGACATCATCGAGCCTTGGCCGAGGGCCGGTGGACCTAGCCCCggctgcctccctcctcctcctccccctttttcttcctcctcctcaaccGCCACTGCTCTGCTCCTCTCCCCCGACGGATGCGGGACGAGGGCCGCAACCTCGCCCCAAAttggggcgagggctcgcggccctcacAGCAACCttggccaaccctcccccaaaTCGCCGACCCTTGTTGGCGGCACCCTTAGCcgccaccttttttttttaaatatttgtattttttataaatgttttaaataaattgaatttaattaatttttatattaatttttttaccacgtcaataccaaaacgatgccattttgcACATGTTTCGCTGGAAAATTGAGACATCAatgttttggccggattggcactcaagtgatccattttgcttcgatttttttacttaaatgtacatttcgtaaattatggcacttaagtgtccatttctgtcaagttatggcactctaagGGTCCACGTCTCAATTATCATCCTTCCTTTTTCAAGTAGTTTGATAGAGGAAGGTTTCTTAGAGCCGCTGCTGCTAAATGTTTTGATTTTATTCCTCttttaaattaagtaaaaacCTTATCCAATGTGTTAATTATGTTCCTCCTCATGCAATAAAATCCATAACATGTTTGAAATATATTGCTCCTCTACCCGATGTAATAAACCTATCCTAGATCAACGAGTAATTATTATCCTTCATTTAAGGtttatttatttcacgaaaaataaataatttgaaaattattttactaaaaatatttatttatattatttataatttatgatgaattgaaaaatattctcatcagaaattattgtcgataattaaaaaaattcattgactaattatttcaagcgacacaagtgatcatttttaaaaagttcaaatcatttattttccataaaacaagCAGAGTcttaaataatttgaatttcttgCTCATCAAGAGTCaaacaaattctattttttttctttgcaataTTTAAAGATGTACCATATTACCTAACTGCTTATCTACGTACcaacttttttagtaattacttgacttctttttctctctctcttgacccaccattttgcttttttctttttaattttgtcacaCAAGAAATGCTTGTTTTCTTATATTTAGCTAGTTAGATGTGTGCTCGCAGTGGAAGGTACAAAAAGCACTAAAGAATTCGATGCGTAACCAGCAAATAACTAGTTATAAAGTGATTTGgcggaagaaaataaaaaaaaaaaaaaatgtgatgcACCAATCAAAGTATTCATTAGGCCTTGACATGTAACTTATGTTTAATTTAGCTTAAATGGCAATCTTGGCCTCTCTTAATTTAGATCTATTTTTCAATCACTCGCTCATCTCGGAAGCAGGAACTTAGAATTTATGCTTGCCAATCGCACATGTTCAACGCACACCGAAATATCACATgagcataaataaataaataaataagtaaaatttaccaattaaaaaatttgaggttCACGAACTCCGGAACCGGATCACACTCTAATTGCAACTGTATCCTCACACCCGGTGAGCCCAAATTTCAATACCCCTTAAACAAATtgaacatgaaaataaaattaaaaaatgccaaaaaggaTGTTATGAAATCTCTGCCCTACCCTCTCCATTTGGTCTATAATTAATGATTTTACCagttattataaaaaatctctGCAATATCCTCTCCATTTGTTCTGTAAtcaataattttatcaattagaAAATTGACAAAGAAGGTGTTACgaaaatatatatctatatcCTCTTCGTTTTGtccataattttaaattttaccaattataagaaaattccaaaaaagggTACTACGAAAACCTCTGCCATATCCTCCATATTTGGTTTGTAATTAATGATTtcaccaataaataaataaaaatgccaaacataataccatgaaaaactctcCTATCCTCTCCTTTTGGTAcgtaattaataaatttatgaataaataaaaagaaatgccaaaaagagaattatgaaaaaCTCTTTGATGTCCTCGCCATTTGGTCCGTGATtaataattttaggaaaaaattgaaaaattccaaatatagTATTAGGAAAAGCTCCATCCTTATCCTGTGCATCTGGtttgtaattaataatttcactaataaatgaaaattgacaaaagagatattataaaaatttctgcCCTATCTTTTCCATTTGATCTGTAATTAATGTTTTTACTTATTTACAAACAAAACGGTGGACGACCGGGAGCAGAGGTTTTGCCGGTTTGGGACGTCAACGTCAAGGACGGTCCCAAGGGCATTCTTATCATTTCACATGGTTTGTGGCATCCCATCCCTGTGGTCGGCGGTCGGTACCGCCTCTATGTTTGCCCTAggctattttatttatttcgataatcttattttgtaaattattcaattttagtgccctaaATATCCATAAAGCTAAACAATATTGTCTCCATTTGTTGCTCGTCGTCACTTCGCCACCGACCAATTGAATCTTTATTTATGAGTGGACCCATCAAATGGATAAATTAAATCAAGTTTGGTTAAGCCTAAAAATGATTCGATCTAAATTTATTCACGTGTAACTCGTTTTAACTAATTTCCATGCAATGCAAATATGAAAATCTAAGTAAATTGTAAATTCAATTAATTCTCATATTATTTTGAGTTATATCATTATAAACTATTTTACTGAATATAACCTATCAAATATAGGTTAAGAAATGAATTTATGATCTATTTTGACAAGTctatttatgagaaaatattcaaaaatagtGAGAGGTTCAATTTATTTCGCACACAAGCTCAATTAATTTGGCATGCAAGTGAGAACCATCACACTCTTATGCAAGAATATCTTACCTTTGATACCTAATAAAGAAATAATTGCATTTTCTAATGCCCTTATCGTGCATAACATAAGAAAGACGATATTTTGCGAACATGATGATATTTAGCaaataataaaaacttaatgaatgatttttctttAGTGATTTTCTTCGATCGACTCAAAGGAGGAAATATTCGGTGGTTAGAACGCACCACGTCAAAGGTTGACGTGGCATGCATTTTTGTTGAGGTCCAATCACAAAATGCCACATTTTGATGACGTGGacataatagaaaataaaattctcgctctctttttttctccctcttctccCTCCGCCGCCCACAACCAGCTCCTCCATCTGCAGTCACCTAGTAGAGAGTCGCCGGAGCCACACCCAAGCCAACCATCCATGGTTGAGCCACCCCCTCTGTCATCGCAGCGGCGCGCATTCCTCGCCCATCCATGGCCGAGCTAGCAACCCCACTTCGTCGTCACCCACAGCTACCCCTTTGTGAATGAACAAACCCCACCATAAGTTGGAGCTCCTCCATTTGGTTCCACAGGCGATCAAGCAAACAGTAGAGACTTTCAGGTCAATCTCACTTTGAAGGCTATCTATGGCATAGCCATTGAAGCATACATGTTGGAAAttatgatccattttctagaatttcctagagttggtaaacttctagaattctctagaattccctagataaattttctagaagaaagaagaaaacattttctagaagaaagaggaaaatgtccaACATGTAAGAGAAGTCTCTAGAATTATCTACAAGCTCATGTGTCTAGAAGTTTCATCTTATGTTAGAGAAGTCTAGAGACTTCCTCCACCAACTTTGGAAGCTATATAAAGAAGCAAGTGCTCCATGTTTTGGGTGGGAGctaaccaaaaactataactaataccaaaaccatACTTCCGCATCACACACATCTaatatttaaattctaacatggtatcagaACCAAGTTATACCTAGGTTCGTAACTGAGCCGGGCGTAAAGGACCATGAAGCCAAAACCAGGCATATTGGTTGGTATTTGGCGTTTGTCCTACCTACCCATTTCTAAAACTACCATTTCCAAATACCCACTAACTAAACCATGGCTAATTCTACctcatcatcatttcccattcccattttttatgggaacaactatgacttttggagcataaaaatgactacattcttgatggcccaagacttaTGGGACATCGTGGAAAAAGGTTGCGAGGCACCGCTAGAAGGTGCAAGTGTTTCGAAGGATCAACTACAAAAGGATGTAAGGGCGCTATACTTTATTCAGCAAGCACTCTCGGAAACCATATTTCCGAGAATAATTGGAGCAAGGACTGCAAAAGGGGCTTGGGATATACtacaagaagaatttcaaggTACGTCCAAGGCTTTATAACACAAGTCCGTAGTATCCCGAAAATggatcaagggggagtgttggaaattatGATCCATTTTatagaatttcctagagttggtaaacttctagaattctctagaattccctagatgaactttctagaagaaagaagaaaatattttctagaagaaagaggaaaatgtccaACATGTAAGAGAAGTCTCTAGAATTATCTACAAGCTTATGTGTCTAGAAGTTTCATCTTATGTTAGAGAAGTACTTTCTCCACCAACTTTGGCAGCTATATAAAGGAGCAAGTGCTTCATGTTTTGGGTGGGAGctaaccaaaaactataactaataccAAAATCATACTTCCGCATCACACACATCCaatatttaaattctaacaATACAGCACTGAAGTGAAGGTTCCAtcacgtaaaaaaaaaaattaagatttttaaaagtcatcaaatatgtctcggTACGAATCTGGATATGAGCGTTGCTACAATCTGTCCAACAGCTCTTTTTATGATTAGATCAAACCAGCAAGCGAGAGATGCCGACCCTCGTCCATCGCCATCGTTGGTGTCGTCTGTCCAGGTCTGGAGTTCTCGGCGCTTGCAGAAACATGAAAATCCAATCGGAGGAAACCTGGGAATCCGAGGTCATCGCCACCGCCAAAggacacaaaaagaaaatgagagaattaaattttaaaattgtttatttatgtCCACGTCAGCCACGACGTGGTGCGTTCTGGTCACcgcaagagagaagaagagactcatctcctccccctcccccactTTCGTCTTCTCCAAGCAAAAACCGTGCGCGCAGCAGACAGCAGACCCATCTCCTTCTTGGTTTCTCTGCGCCCCACGTTCGTGTCCATCCTCTGACTTTCTGCATCTGGAGAAGTCGTGCACGAGTCCTCCTTCATCCTCTCCCTCGGTCGGCGTGCTCCTTGAATCCCACGTGAATACAGTTCCCCGTGAGACTCTGTAACCTTCCAGAGATGCATCCCTTCGTTGCCAAGGATTAGACTGTCGACTCTCTCATTTTCGGGTTCGGTCGCCCTCTGTTTTGCGGCTGTCTCACTTCAAGAACTGAAAGCCTTTGATCTTCactgctttttctttcttcaatccGTACCATTTTAGCGTCTGTTTTTCGTTTTTAGCAGTCAGTCGTGAAATTTTTCTGAATCGTTTCGTTATTCCAAAAATGGTGGACTACGCACATCGATCACCGACTGTACAACACGCCGCCGCTCCTGATGCGAACGCACCCGAATTCAACCATCCGGCAAACGATGTCAACCGTCCTGATCCCCACAATCCGACGGATGATCAGGATGGGGATTCGTCCGTCTCCGATTGCGAGAGCATTGTCTCCGCCGACCATTCGGGCACTAGTGCCGCTCCTCCGTTGCCATTTACTGGCGCCGGGTTGATGGAACTTGAGGAGGGGGACAAGGCCCACCGCTTTATCAAGGAGAGGTTCGTCTCGCGGCTAGGCGCGCTCAGGGAGCAAGTTACCGTGGCGGCGATCCACCGGAGTTGCTCCTCCAGTGTCGCGGCGAGATCGCGGGCCCAAGCGTTTCAAGTTTACTCAGAGGCGGTGCAGAAGAAAGGCGGCGGCGACACCGCCAACGTGAGGTACGCATGGTACCCGGCCTCGAAGGAAGAGGTTGCCAAGATCTTCTCGTATGGCTTCGGCTACAGCGGGAAGCCTGAGAACAGTGGCTTGTATGGCCGCGGAGTTTATTTTGCTCCCGATAATCATCCTCTCGAAAGGTACCGGAATCCCTTTCAATTGCGTAAATAATCGAGAGATATTGTTTGGAAAGTGGTACGATCACGAAGACGCATTAGTTTAGCACATTATTATAATTCTCTCTTAAGCTATGATTGATTACATATAGTTGAACAAACGAGTCTTGTTAGTACATCGTACATGTGTTGATAATGACAACGTTAAGTCCGCCCATggtaattgcataaataatcAGGAGCTACTATTGGGAAAGTGGCACGATTGAGAAGATAGGTTGATTTTGTGAGTTTTTCTGTTTCCTTTTAAGCTACGATTGGTTGAATACAGTAGAATGAATAGGTTTCGCAAGCATGCTGTTTCTTGACTCATGTTAATATATTATGCGTGTGATGATAGTAGCCTTAAATAGCGTTTCTTATAATGCTTTGGCAGCGTTGAGTCCGCCCCTGTAGATGAAGATGGCCTGAGGCATCTTTTGCTTTGCCAAGTCATATTAGGTAAATCAGAGCTTATCGGTTTTGGCTCGGAACAGTCTCATCCAAGTTCAGAACAGTATGATTCAGGCGTAGATGACTTATCATCTCCTAAGAGATATATTGTCTGGAATGCCCACATAAACACTCACGTGTTACCAGAATATGTTGTCAGCTTTAGAGCCCCTTATTACTCAAGAGGTAATCAAAATTATCTTTCTCGTTAAGCCTTTTACATTTATCCATGTTTGTGTGTTTGACCTTGCATATTGTATCAACTAGTCTGATGATCTATAAAAATCTATATGCAATAGGAATGTTGAGAACTTCGGGGAAGTCACGGAAACCGACTTCCCCTTGGATGCCATTTCAGGTTTTGATTTCAGAACTTTCGAAGATCTTACCTCCATCCGATATCAATTCGATGTCCAAGTATTACAAGGATCACAAAGTAAGGGCTGCATCAACATTATCATCGCTTAGTTGTTGTCTTTCAAGCTTTGTTTTCTACTTACCTTAACATTGAAATTATCTCAACACATGATCATCGTTCTCCAGGAGGGGAAGATTCCAAGGCATGTACTGGTGCGAAAGGTCAGGCAAGTAGCAGGGGATGGGTTGCTGACCAGAATCATCAAAAGTTCCAGAACCAAGGTGCAAACTTTGATCCCTTTGAATACTAGTAATTTGAAATCACGTTGATCCCCTGATGATCGTTTCCATTGCGTCGAGTTGATAGTACAAACCGACATGGATGCAAGGACGAAGTGCAGgattatcatttttaatttatttttcctacgGGACGGTGGTTTCATTATTCTCTAGTTGCTTCAAATGTAGACATTATCGTTTGATGTTAGACTATTCCCTTTCTTTCATTCACTCTGTATTACATATCATCGTTTTTGCCTGCAATATCTTCTTTTATCCACTAATATTTTGctagtttcttttttatcaagTACATCTGTATAGCATAGGCTACATACTACATAAAGCCACAACAGTaagtgaaaataatttatttcattcTACAGCAATTTGGGGCGTGAAGTGGCTGAAAATGGGATTAGGGGTGGACTTGAATAAAGACCAGGATGTGAGGCGCGTAAAGGAGACCGGTGTTCATTTTGGCGAGTTCACTACAGCACACGATAGCGCAAGCATATGGTAAACAAGATTTGGAGGAGGCCTTTCTGAATCGAACACTAACATTGTCACCAATGCTCAGATAGCAAAAAGACTTTTGTGGAATTTGTATGATATGCTGatcttttgggatttttttcaCCTTGGATTATAGTCATAGACAGCAATCTTTCTTAATCCCTATTTCGTGTACCGTTTATTTTTAATAGAGactcaatatttttctttgttgcaCATGTCGTGGGAATATCATATGCTCTAAGCGATTATTTAGGATTAGTGCAAGGCATGTCAAAAGCAGGCAGATCCCGAAACTTAGAATTactttttgggttaataccctgaaaaatctcaaaccggtattgtaacaaatttatctcaaattttttttttttaccatgaaaaaccccaaactggtaaacttATGACagatttaccccgactaaccataaaaaaccctaaacttgtacatttatgataaatttaccccaaactaatttattcgactgcaaaaaaccataaattggtaaatttgtgacaaatataccctttgctaaattggattaataccacaaaaaaaatcacaaaaattgtaaactgtgacaaacggagcgtaaaatcctaaattggtataccggttaaTTGTCACGTgccatttaacttaataatttgataataaaatttaacgaaaactaacatagggtaaatttgtcacaagtgtaccagtttggggtaaatttgtcaaaggtataccagtttgggattttttagggtattaacccttacttttttagtaattacttgacttctttttctctctcttgacccaccattttgctttttctctttaattttgaCACACAAGAAATGCTTGTTCTCTCATAGCTAGCTAGTTAGATGTGTGCATGCAGTGGAAGGTACAAAAAGCACTAAAGAATTTGATGCGTAACCAGCAAATAACTAGTTATAAAGTGATTTAGCGGaagaaaatttataataaaaaaaaaatgtgatgcACCAATCAAAGTATTCATTAGGCCTTGACATGTAACTTCTGTTTAGTTTAGCTAAATGGCAATCTTGGCCTCTCTTAATTTAGATCTGTTTCTCAATCACTCGCTCATCTCGGAAGCAGGAAGTTAGAATTTATGCCTGCCAATTGCACGTGTTCAACGCACACCGAAATATCACATaagcataaataaaaaaattaataaaatttaccaattgaaaattttggggtTCACGAACTCCGGAACCGGATCACACTCTAATTGCAATTGTATTCTCACACCCGGTGAGCCCAAAGTTCAATACCCcttaaacaaattaaacatgaaaataaaataaaaaaatgccaaaagggACGTTATGAAATCTCTGCCCTACCCTCTTTATTTGGTCTGTAATTAATGATTTTACCAGTTATTATAAAAATCTCTGCAATATCCTCTCCATTGTAatca
The nucleotide sequence above comes from Eucalyptus grandis isolate ANBG69807.140 chromosome 2, ASM1654582v1, whole genome shotgun sequence. Encoded proteins:
- the LOC104434292 gene encoding probable inactive poly [ADP-ribose] polymerase SRO5; translation: MVDYAHRSPTVQHAAAPDANAPEFNHPANDVNRPDPHNPTDDQDGDSSVSDCESIVSADHSGTSAAPPLPFTGAGLMELEEGDKAHRFIKERFVSRLGALREQVTVAAIHRSCSSSVAARSRAQAFQVYSEAVQKKGGGDTANVRYAWYPASKEEVAKIFSYGFGYSGKPENSGLYGRGVYFAPDNHPLESVESAPVDEDGLRHLLLCQVILGKSELIGFGSEQSHPSSEQYDSGVDDLSSPKRYIVWNAHINTHVLPEYVVSFRAPYYSRGMLRTSGKSRKPTSPWMPFQVLISELSKILPPSDINSMSKYYKDHKEGKIPRHVLVRKVRQVAGDGLLTRIIKSSRTKQFGA